The Thermodesulfobacteriota bacterium region GGCCTTTCGCCGGGAGGAGAAGGTGGCCATCGCCCGCCTCCTGGACCGGGCCGGGGTGGCGGAAATCGAGGTGGGCACCCCGGTCACGGGCGGCGAGGAGGCCGAGGCCGTCCGGGCCGTCCTGGGCCTGGGGCTGCGGGCGGCGGTATCCACCTGGAACCGGCTGCGGGAGGAAGACCTGCGGGCCTCCGCCGCGTGCGGCGCAAACGCCGTGACCGTGTGCGTGCCCGTGTCGGACCTCTCTCTCTCCCGGCGGCTCGGGAAGGACCGCTCCTGGGCCGTCGCCGCCCTCCGGCAGGCCCTGGGGTGGGCGGCCGACCGGGGCATGGCCGTCTGCGTGGGAGCCGAAGACGCCTCCCGGGCCGACCCGGGCTTTGTCGAGGAGCTGGCCGCCCTCTCCTTCGAGCACGGCGCGTCCCGGTTTCGCTTCTCCGACACCCTGGGGTGCCTCGACCCCTTTACCGTGCGGGAGCGCCTTTCCCGCCTGTGCGCCCGGGTGGGGGGGCCGGTGGAGTTCCACGGCCACGACGACCTGGGGCTGGCCACGGCAAACTCGCTCGCGGCTG contains the following coding sequences:
- the nifV gene encoding homocitrate synthase — translated: MTDTTLRDGEQAAGVAFRREEKVAIARLLDRAGVAEIEVGTPVTGGEEAEAVRAVLGLGLRAAVSTWNRLREEDLRASAACGANAVTVCVPVSDLSLSRRLGKDRSWAVAALRQALGWAADRGMAVCVGAEDASRADPGFVEELAALSFEHGASRFRFSDTLGCLDPFTVRERLSRLCARVGGPVEFHGHDDLGLATANSLAAAAAGATHLSVTVLGLGERAGNAALEEVALGLARLHGAGTGIDLPQMGSLCDAVAAHSGRAIPPGKAVVGAAAFAHESGIHVDGLLKDPATYEPWDPAEVGRRRRIVLGKHSGRRGVAHRLAARGIRADPDRLAALAAAVRRLACTRKQPVDDDDLLRLWRLLEPPP